Proteins from one Thermobifida alba genomic window:
- a CDS encoding sec-independent translocase: MFNIGAGEFLVLGVLALLVLGPDQLPKVAAQAGRALRQLRRMADNAKKDIREGLGPEYKDFDVADLNPKRFVQKHFWEASDEEESAPLSVSARLNGRRPPFDDEAT, translated from the coding sequence ATGTTCAACATCGGGGCGGGCGAGTTCCTCGTCCTGGGCGTTCTCGCGCTCCTGGTCCTCGGTCCCGACCAGCTTCCCAAGGTGGCGGCGCAGGCCGGTCGGGCGCTGCGGCAGCTCCGGCGGATGGCCGACAACGCCAAGAAGGACATCCGGGAGGGGCTGGGCCCCGAGTACAAGGACTTCGACGTCGCGGACCTCAACCCGAAGCGGTTCGTGCAGAAGCACTTCTGGGAGGCCTCGGACGAGGAGGAGTCGGCACCGCTGAGCGTGTCGGCCCGGTTGAACGGCCGCCGCCCGCCCT